In Listeria cossartiae subsp. cossartiae, the DNA window CGGCAATTGAAGCGAACATCAAAGACATCTTACCATCCATTAAACAAGGTTTGAAAATGTATAACTTGGATTTTGATAACATTATTTTCGTTAAACATTGTCGTGTACCTTCCATGGACCAAATCGGTGAAATCACTGGCGCTGACGTAGTTTGCTTACTTGTAGGTGAACGTCCAGGTCTAGTAACAGCTGAATCCATGAGTGCATACATTGCTTACAAACCAACAATTGGTATGCCAGAAGCTCGTCGTACCGTTATTTCTAACATTCATAGCGGCGGAACTCCACCAGTTGAAGCAGGCGCATATATTGCTGAATTAATTCACAATATGCTTGAGAAAAAATGTTCTGGTATCGATTTAAAATAAGCTAGTTAGAGGAGGAAACTTCATGAAAAATGATAAATTACCTGCATCCGTTTTAAGTGTCAAAGTTGTATCTAACGTAGACAACGGTCTATTTAAACAACTTGACTTAAAACCGCATCAAAGAAGCCTTGGTATTATTACATCTGATTGTGATGATGTAACTTACACAGCGCTTGACGAAGCAACAAAAGCAGCTGAAGTAGACGTTGTTTATGCGAAAAGTATGTATGCTGGTGCTGGAAATGCATCCACAAAATTCGCTGGTGAAGTTATCGGTATTATTGCCGGACCAAGCCCTGCGGAAGTAAAAAGTGGTCTTGCTGTAGCAGTAGATTTCATCGAAAATGGCGCTAGCTTTGTTAGTGCAAACGAAGATGATAGCGTACCTTACTTCGCACACTGTGTTTCAAGAACTGGTACATTCCTTTCTAAAGAAGCAAATGTTGCTGAAGGTGAAGCGATTGCTTACTTAATCGCCCCTCCACTTGAAGCGATGTATGCGTTAGACGCAGCGCTTAAAGCAGCAGACGTAACAATCGGAGCTTTCTACGGCCCACCGTCCGAAACAAACTTTGGCGGCGCACTTTTAACAGGTAGCCAATCTGCATGTAAAGCAGCTTGTGACGCCTTCAAAATGGCAGTAGAAAATGTGGCTGAAAATCCACTTCAATATTAAGGTGGTGCTAAAAGATGCCAAATGAAGCACTAGGTTTAATTGAAGTCACTGGTTTTCTTGGTGCCGTTGTTGCTGCTGATACATGTTTAAAAGCAGCAAATGTCGAGCTAATTCAATGCGAAGTCATTAGCGGCGGTTTAACAACGGTTGAATTAACTGGTGATGTAGGTGCAGTAAATGCAGCTATTGAAGCAGGGAAAGCAGCAACAGAAGACTTAGGTTGTTTAGTATCCAGCCATGTTATTGCAAGAATGAGCGAAGATACAAAAGCACTTTTTGTTCCTCAAGAAGAAGTTAAACCACAACCAAAAGAAGTCAAACAAGAAGAACCAAAAGAAGTAGTTCAAAAAGTCGTAGAAGTGAAAGCAAACACGAAAAGTGTTGAGAAAGAACTTCGCGCAATGAAAGTTATTGATCTAAGGAAACTTGCTTACACATTAGATAATGTGCCTATTCCAAAGAGCAAGATTAAATATGCGAACAAGGACAAACTTGTTCATGCACTAAAAGACATTTATGGAAGGAGTGAAAACTAGTGGCACTAGAAGATAAAGATTTACGCTCAATCCAAGAAGTTCGAAATCTTATTGCAACAGCAGACAAAGCACAAAAAGAACTTGCTGCAATGAGCCAACAACAAATTGATACAATTGTAAAAGCAATAGCGGATGCTGGTTATGATGCTCGCGAAAAACTCGCAAAAATGGCACATGAAGAAACTGGCTTTGGAATCTGGCAAGACAAAGTAATTAAAAACGTCTTTGCCTCGAAACACGTCTACAATTACATCAAAGATATGAAAACCATTGGTATGTTAAAAGAAGATAACGAAAATCAAGTAATGGAGGTTGCTGTTCCGCTAGGCGTAGTTGCAGGCTTAATCCCGTCAACAAACCCCACATCCACAGTGATTTACAAAACACTTATTTCCATCAAAGCCGGAAATAGTATCGTATTTTCTCCACATCCAAACGCACTAAAAGCAATTCTTGAAACAGTAAGAATTATTAGTGAAGCAGCAGAAAAAGCTGGTTGTCCGAAAGGCGCTATCAGCTGTATGACTGTTCCAACAATTCAAGGAACAGATCAACTAATGAAGCATAAAGATACAGCAGTTATCCTTGCAACAGGTGGTTCTGCAATGGTAAAAGCCGCTTATTCATCTGGTACTCCAGCAATTGGCGTAGGTCCAGGTAATGGCCCAGCATTTATCGAACGCAGTGCTAACATTCCTCGCGCAGTAAAACATATTCTTGATTCTAAAACATTCGATAACGGAACAATTTGCGCATCTGAGCAATCTGTCGTTGTTGAACGTGTGAATAAAGAAGCTGTTATTGCTGAATTTAGAAAACAAGGAGCTCACTTCTTGTCCGATGCAGAAGCTGTTCAACTTGGTAAATTCATTTTACGTCCAAATGGTTCGATG includes these proteins:
- the eutL gene encoding ethanolamine utilization microcompartment protein EutL; amino-acid sequence: MKNDKLPASVLSVKVVSNVDNGLFKQLDLKPHQRSLGIITSDCDDVTYTALDEATKAAEVDVVYAKSMYAGAGNASTKFAGEVIGIIAGPSPAEVKSGLAVAVDFIENGASFVSANEDDSVPYFAHCVSRTGTFLSKEANVAEGEAIAYLIAPPLEAMYALDAALKAADVTIGAFYGPPSETNFGGALLTGSQSACKAACDAFKMAVENVAENPLQY
- a CDS encoding BMC domain-containing protein gives rise to the protein MPNEALGLIEVTGFLGAVVAADTCLKAANVELIQCEVISGGLTTVELTGDVGAVNAAIEAGKAATEDLGCLVSSHVIARMSEDTKALFVPQEEVKPQPKEVKQEEPKEVVQKVVEVKANTKSVEKELRAMKVIDLRKLAYTLDNVPIPKSKIKYANKDKLVHALKDIYGRSEN
- a CDS encoding acetaldehyde dehydrogenase (acetylating) gives rise to the protein MALEDKDLRSIQEVRNLIATADKAQKELAAMSQQQIDTIVKAIADAGYDAREKLAKMAHEETGFGIWQDKVIKNVFASKHVYNYIKDMKTIGMLKEDNENQVMEVAVPLGVVAGLIPSTNPTSTVIYKTLISIKAGNSIVFSPHPNALKAILETVRIISEAAEKAGCPKGAISCMTVPTIQGTDQLMKHKDTAVILATGGSAMVKAAYSSGTPAIGVGPGNGPAFIERSANIPRAVKHILDSKTFDNGTICASEQSVVVERVNKEAVIAEFRKQGAHFLSDAEAVQLGKFILRPNGSMNPAIVGKSVQHIANLAGLTVPADARVLIAEETKVGAKIPYSREKLAPILAFYTAETWQEACELSMDILYHEGAGHTLIIHSEDKAIIREFALKKPVSRLLVNTPGALGGIGATTNLVPALTLGCGAVGGSSSSDNIGPENLFNIRRIATGVLELEDIRKEENQATSELPVDADALIQSLVEKVLAELK